From Antricoccus suffuscus:
TCACCCATCCACCAGTGGTGAAGTCCCCACTCGCGAGCGTGGGAATCAACCACCCCATCACCGACGAACGACTCCAAACAGGTTGACAGGTTCCGGAACCATACATTTGTGTGCGGTCGGGAGATGCGCGGGTTGGCCAACGTCACGTCGTCGCGAGCGGCGGTACGACGTAGCCTCGGGCATGCTTGGGGACATGACTGCCGAGCCGCCCAAGCCTGCCAAGCCATTTGTCACCTTCGACCTTCGCCGAGCGGTTCCTACTTCCACCTGGGTGAAATGGTGGCGGTTCATGGCGTTCGCCGAAGCCGTGTCGTGGGCGTTGCTGCTGACGGGTATGTACTTCAAATACCTCGCCGCCGACCCGACGCCGGTGCTCGTGACGATCTTCGGGTCGGTGCACGGCGCGATCTTTGTCGCTTTCGGCATCTTGACACTCCAGTTATGGCAGCGGCTGAAGTGGACCTACCCGGTTGTGATGATGGGCTGCCTGTCAACGATTCCGCCGTTCTGTTCGGTGGTGTTCGAGCTATGGGCGCAGCGCACTGGCCGGCTGGAGCACAAGCTCGGCCAGGTCGGCGACGCTGCCCAGCACGTGGGTGGCCCCGGCGTCGACGAGACGCGCACGGTCGTGGGCGCCGGTGAGTACGCCGGCGACCAGCGCAGCGCCACTTCGTAAACCGCTCAGTACGTCGTACGCCGTATCACCGACCACGTCCATGTGACGCATGTCGGTGACCTGGGGACCACTGATGAGATCGCGAGCGTCATGTCCACCCCGAACGATGCTCCACGCTGTATGGCCCTTACGTAATTAGTTGGTAAAAACCAATCATTGTGTGCTTAAAATAGTTGTATGACGATAACTAAAACCACACCTGTTGCAGTCTGGCTCAATCTGCACGCTCTGGTGATGGACCACAAATGGTTGTCCCGGGACCTGCTGCACGACCGCACCGACGGGATGCCGTGGAGCGGATACCGCGTACTGCGACGCGTCGAGGACGATCCGAGGTCACAGGGCGAGATCGCCGACCTGATGGGCATCGACGCCCCGGCAGTGTCGGGGATCGTCGCCGATCTGCTCGCCCGCGGGTATGTCGGCCGCACGACTGATCCCGCTGATGGACGACGCAAGCTGGTCCGCATCACCGACAGCGGTCGCGAGGTGCTGGAGAATTTGCGTGGGGTCACTGACGTGGCGCCTGCGCCGGTGGCGTCATTGACCGCGCCCGAACGCCGAGAGTTGACGCGGCTGATCGACAAGATGCGCGCGGCGAGCGACCGTGGATGATGCCGCGCTGAGCCGTAGGCGTCGGCTCGGGGTGCTGGCAATC
This genomic window contains:
- a CDS encoding DUF3817 domain-containing protein, with the translated sequence MTAEPPKPAKPFVTFDLRRAVPTSTWVKWWRFMAFAEAVSWALLLTGMYFKYLAADPTPVLVTIFGSVHGAIFVAFGILTLQLWQRLKWTYPVVMMGCLSTIPPFCSVVFELWAQRTGRLEHKLGQVGDAAQHVGGPGVDETRTVVGAGEYAGDQRSATS
- a CDS encoding MarR family winged helix-turn-helix transcriptional regulator, which gives rise to MTITKTTPVAVWLNLHALVMDHKWLSRDLLHDRTDGMPWSGYRVLRRVEDDPRSQGEIADLMGIDAPAVSGIVADLLARGYVGRTTDPADGRRKLVRITDSGREVLENLRGVTDVAPAPVASLTAPERRELTRLIDKMRAASDRG